The following coding sequences lie in one Anoplolepis gracilipes chromosome 4, ASM4749672v1, whole genome shotgun sequence genomic window:
- the Pp4-19c gene encoding serine/threonine-protein phosphatase 4 catalytic subunit isoform X1, protein MAESSDLDRQIEQLKKCEIIKEAEVKALCAKAREILIEESNVQRVDSPVTVCGDIHGQFYDLKELFKVGGDVPETNYLFMGDFVDRGFYSVETFLLLLALKVRYPDRITLIRGNHESRQITQVYGFYDECLRKYGSITVWRYCTEIFDYLSLSAIIDGKIFCVHGGLSPSIQTLDQIRTIDRKQEVPHDGPMCDLLWSDPEDTQGWGVSPRGAGYLFGSDVVAQFNSANDIDMICRAHQLVMEGYKWHFNETVLTVWSAPNYCYRCGNVAAILELNEHLQRDFTIFEAAPQESRGIPSKKPQADYFL, encoded by the exons ATGGCCGAATCCAGTGACTTGGATCGGCAAATCGAGCAGTTGAAGAAATGTGAGATCATCAAGGAGGCTGAAGTCAAAGCCCTGTGCGCGAAAGCGCGAGAGATCCTCATCGAGGAGAGCAACGTACAGCGTGTCGACTCACCTGTAACA GTTTGCGGAGATATTCATGGACagttttatgatttaaaagaattattcaaaGTAGGCGGAGATGTGCCAGAAACAAATTACctttttatgggagattttgtGGATAGAGGTTTTTATAGTGTTGAAACATTTCTTCTCCTTCTTGCACTCAAG GTTCGTTATCCTGATAGAATTACATTGATAAGAGGAAATCATGAATCACGACAGATAACACAAGTTTATGGCTTTTATGACGAGTGCTTACGCAAGTATGGTAGTATAACAGTGTGGCGGTATTGTACAGAGATATTTGACTACCTATCATTATCTGCTATTATCGATGGCAAAATCTTCTGCGTCCATGGTGGATTGTCGCCTAGTATTCAAACACTGGATCAAATTCGAACTATAGATAGAAAACAAGAA GTTCCTCATGATGGGCCGATGTGTGATTTATTATGGTCGGATCCCGAGGATACTCAAGGCTGGGGTGTGTCACCGCGCGGCGCCGGTTATCTCTTCGGCAGTGACGTAGTAGCGCAGTTCAACTCGGCCAATGACATTGATATGATATGCAGAGCACACCAGTTAGTGATGGAAGGTTACAAATGGCACTTCAATGAGACTGTATTAACCGTCTGGTCCGCACCAAATTACTGTTACAG atGTGGTAACGTAGCCGCGATATTGGAGCTAAATGAACATCTGCAGAGAGATTTCACGATATTCGAAGCAGCGCCGCAAGAAAGCCGCGGAATACCCAGCAAAAAGCCACAAGcagattactttttataa
- the Pp4-19c gene encoding serine/threonine-protein phosphatase 4 catalytic subunit isoform X2: protein MVCGDIHGQFYDLKELFKVGGDVPETNYLFMGDFVDRGFYSVETFLLLLALKVRYPDRITLIRGNHESRQITQVYGFYDECLRKYGSITVWRYCTEIFDYLSLSAIIDGKIFCVHGGLSPSIQTLDQIRTIDRKQEVPHDGPMCDLLWSDPEDTQGWGVSPRGAGYLFGSDVVAQFNSANDIDMICRAHQLVMEGYKWHFNETVLTVWSAPNYCYRCGNVAAILELNEHLQRDFTIFEAAPQESRGIPSKKPQADYFL from the exons ATg GTTTGCGGAGATATTCATGGACagttttatgatttaaaagaattattcaaaGTAGGCGGAGATGTGCCAGAAACAAATTACctttttatgggagattttgtGGATAGAGGTTTTTATAGTGTTGAAACATTTCTTCTCCTTCTTGCACTCAAG GTTCGTTATCCTGATAGAATTACATTGATAAGAGGAAATCATGAATCACGACAGATAACACAAGTTTATGGCTTTTATGACGAGTGCTTACGCAAGTATGGTAGTATAACAGTGTGGCGGTATTGTACAGAGATATTTGACTACCTATCATTATCTGCTATTATCGATGGCAAAATCTTCTGCGTCCATGGTGGATTGTCGCCTAGTATTCAAACACTGGATCAAATTCGAACTATAGATAGAAAACAAGAA GTTCCTCATGATGGGCCGATGTGTGATTTATTATGGTCGGATCCCGAGGATACTCAAGGCTGGGGTGTGTCACCGCGCGGCGCCGGTTATCTCTTCGGCAGTGACGTAGTAGCGCAGTTCAACTCGGCCAATGACATTGATATGATATGCAGAGCACACCAGTTAGTGATGGAAGGTTACAAATGGCACTTCAATGAGACTGTATTAACCGTCTGGTCCGCACCAAATTACTGTTACAG atGTGGTAACGTAGCCGCGATATTGGAGCTAAATGAACATCTGCAGAGAGATTTCACGATATTCGAAGCAGCGCCGCAAGAAAGCCGCGGAATACCCAGCAAAAAGCCACAAGcagattactttttataa
- the Eif1 gene encoding eukaryotic translation initiation factor eIF1, with the protein MSIQNLNTFDPFADAIKGSDDDVQDGLVHIRIQQRNGRKTLTTVQGLSSEYDLKKIVRACKKEFACNGTVIEHPEYGEVLQLQGDQRENICQWLTKSGLAKPDQLKVHGF; encoded by the exons ATGTCCATCCAGAATCTCAACACATTCG ACCCCTTTGCAGATGCAATCAAGGGTTCAGACGATGATGTCCAGGACGGCCTTGTGCATATAAGGATCCAGCAGCGGAATGGTCGTAAAACCTTAACAACGGTGCAAGGACTCTCCTCGGAATATGACTTGAAGAAAATCGTGAGAGCATGTAAAAAG gAGTTTGCTTGCAATGGGACAGTAATAGAACACCCGGAGTACGGGGAGGTGCTGCAGCTGCAGGGGGACCAACGAGAAAATATATGCCAGTGGCTGACGAAATCAGGTCTGGCAAAACCTGATCAGCTAAAAGTCCATGGTTTTTAA